A genome region from Macrobrachium rosenbergii isolate ZJJX-2024 chromosome 42, ASM4041242v1, whole genome shotgun sequence includes the following:
- the LOC136827658 gene encoding uncharacterized protein has protein sequence MLTQTGILFLFLACMTSVTDASPVLLVNTDGTLNATYAPYAVLAALGYGAVTLAGVHAAQLWSPIIKSNNIRTVPDPEIAKNNRVIMSNWLKTNVGDPGRSPALESLRNVVAPLVSLRRHDVSQPIQQAIPRPSAPSPKPIPRVPVAVRTKTKPLPVQGNQKSAVRVRPAKQRPVFT, from the exons ATGTTAACACAAACAG GTATCTTGTTCCTGTTCCTCGCGTGCATGACCAGCGTGACTGATGCCTCGCCCGTGTTGTTGGTCAACACAGACGGAACCTTGAACGCAACTTATGCTCCGTACGCCGTGCTGGCTGCTCTCGGCTACGGAGCAGTCACGTTAGCag GAGTGCACGCAGCTCAGCTGTGGTCACCAATCATCAAGAGCAACAACATAAGGACGGTACCAGACCCGGAAAT TGCTAAAAACAACCGCGTGATCATGTCGAACTGGCTCAAGACGAACGTAGGGGACCCTGGAAGATCTCCCGCTCTGGAGTCCTTGCGGAATGTCGTTGCTCCCTTAG TTTCCCTCAGAAGACACGACGTGTCTCAACCCATCCAACAGGCAATACCTAGACCATCAGCGCCATCGCCAAAACCCATTCCAAGAGTGCCTGTTGCCGTCCGTACGAAGACGAAGCCGCTGCCAGTTCAAGGGAATCAGAAAAGTGCAGTCAGAGTTCGCCCAGCAAAACAACGTCCCGTCTTTACCTGA